In Vitis riparia cultivar Riparia Gloire de Montpellier isolate 1030 chromosome 19, EGFV_Vit.rip_1.0, whole genome shotgun sequence, the following proteins share a genomic window:
- the LOC117908397 gene encoding two-pore potassium channel 1-like, translated as MASGSVKQPLISRYSGPISRTNQKGTLKRSRLRRCKSALPEYNLPDTNKAASSPRSESRIQGLHPSLIKVIIVLSIYLGAGTLCFYLTRHWMKGKKTNGVLDAVYFCVVTMSTVGYGDLVPDSAATKLLACAFVFTGMALIALSLSKAADYLVEKQEMLLVQALYMPKHVGMAEILKEMETNKVRYKCLTVFLLLLLIITCGTVFLAEVEKLSFVDAFYCVCSTITTLGYGDVSFSTEAGRAFAVLWILFGTISLAQFFLYVAELNTERRQKKLAKWVLERKMTNVDLEVADLDDDGVVDVSDFIIFKLKEMGKISQEDISLAMGEFQELDIDQSGTLSATDLTLAQSQPSC; from the exons ATGGCATCTGGTAGTGTGAAACAGCCCTTAATATCAAGATATTCAGGTCCTATATCTCGAACCAACCAGAAAGGTACCCTCAAGAGAAGTAGACTTCGCCGCTGTAAAAGTGCCCTACCAGAATATAATCTTCCAGACACTAACAAAGCTGCCTCATCTCCACGCTCTGAATCCAGAATCCAGGGACTTCACCCAAGTTTGATTAAAGTAATCATAGTCTTGTCCATTTACCTTGGTGCTGGCACTCTATGCTTCTACCTCACCAGGCATTGGATgaagggaaagaaaacaaatggaGTTCTGGATGCTGTTTATTTCTGTGTTGTGACAATGAGCACAGTTGGGTATGGAGACCTTGTCCCTGATAGCGCAGCTACAAAACTACTTGCCTGTGCTTTTGTCTTCACAGGTATGGCTTTGATTGCTCTAAGTTTAAGCAAAGCAGCAGACTATCTGGTAGAGAAGCAGGAAATGTTGCTAGTTCAAGCCTTATACATGCCCAAACATGTTGGTATGGCTGAAATTTTAAAGGAAATGGAAACCAACAAAGTGAGATACAAATGCCTCacggtttttcttcttcttttgctgATTATTACTTGTGGGACAGTCTTCCTAGCTGAAGTTGAGAAATTGAGCTTTGTCGATGCATTCTATTGTGTTTGTTCTACCATCACAACCTTGGGCTATGGAGATGTTAGCTTCTCCACTGAAGCCGGACGTGCTTTTGCGGTGCTTTGGATATTGTTCGGTACCATTTCTTTAGCACAGTTTTTCCTTTATGTTGCTGAGCTTAACACTGAAAGGAGACAAAAGAAATTAGCGAAATGGGTTCTCGAACGGAAGATGACAAATGTAGATTTGGAGGTTGCTGATCTTGATGATGATGGAGTGGTTGA CGTTTCTGACTTCATCATCTTTAAGCTGAAAGAGATGGGGAAGATCAGCCAAGAAGATATTTCACTTGCAATGGGAGAGTTTCAAGAACTTGATATTGATCAGTCAGGGACATTATCAGCCACTGATCTAACACTTGCTCAATCTCAACCTAGCTGTTGA
- the LOC117908564 gene encoding two-pore potassium channel 1-like: protein MDHGAAAKPSVSGLLNPSPQTNQKASLKRKRYRRCRSAPVAACTHPHPAGPDSLHRSQIISRKLHPNVVKVIAVLALYLGAGTVIFYLTRHHMRGTKTNGVVDAVYFCIVTMSTVGYGDIVPNSVATKLLACAFVFIGMALIALGLSKAADYLVEKQEMLLVRALHMNQNVGTVEMMREMETNRVKNKCLVMSLILVVVIIAGTVFLAEVEGMSFVDAFYCVCCTITTLGYGDVSFTTQGGRVFAIFWILTGSISLAQLLFYIAELNTERRQKKLVKWVLGRQMTKLDLEAADLDEDGVVDVSDFIIYKLKEMGKISQKDIAIVMKEFEELDVDQSGTLSNTDVQLAQLS from the exons ATGGATCATGGTGCTGCAGCAAAGCCCTCAGTATCAGGATTGTTAAATCCTTCACCGCAAACCAATCAAAAAGCTTCCCTCAAGAGAAAACGATACCGCCGGTGTAGAAGTGCCCCGGTAGCAGCATGTACGCATCCACATCCTGCTGGCCCTGACTCACTGCACCGCTCTCAAATCATTAGCCGTAAACTCCACCCAAATGTTGTTAAAGTGATCGCCGTCTTGGCCCTTTACCTTGGTGCTGGCACTGTAATCTTCTACCTCACCAGGCATCACATGAGGGGGACGAAAACAAATGGAGTTGTAGATGCTGTCTATTTCTGTATTGTAACGATGAGCACAGTCGGGTATGGAGACATCGTCCCGAACAGCGTTGCTACAAAGCTACTTGCCTGTGCTTTTGTCTTCATAGGGATGGCTCTCATAGCACTAGGCTTGAGCAAAGCCGCAGACTATCTGGTAGAGAAGCAGGAAATGTTGCTAGTTAGAGCCTTGCATATGAACCAAAATGTTGGTACGGTTGAAATGATGAGGGAGATGGAAACCAACAGAGTGAAAAACAAATGTCTAGTGATGTCTCTTATTCTTGTGGTGGTTATCATTGCTGGGACAGTCTTTCTAGCTGAAGTGGAGGGAATGAGCTTCGTTGATGCATTTTATTGTGTTTGTTGTACCATCACAACCCTGGGCTATGGAGATGTGAGCTTCACCACCCAAGGAGGGCGGGTTTTCGCGATATTTTGGATACTGACCGGTAGTATTTCTTTAGCTCAGTTGCTCTTCTACATTGCTGAGCTTAATACCGAGAGAAGACAGAAGAAATTAGTGAAGTGGGTGCTTGGCCGGCAGATGACAAAACTAGATTTGGAGGCTGCTGATCTTGACGAAGATGGGGTTGTCGA TGTGTCTGACTTCATCATCTATAAGCTCAAAGAGATGGGGAAGATCAGCCAAAAAGATATTGCAATTGTAATGAAGGAGTTTGAAGAACTAGACGTCGACCAATCAGGAACATTGTCTAACACTGACGTACAGCTTGCTCAATTATCTTAA